The stretch of DNA CGAAGATCTCGTCGAAGCGCTCCTGACGCCAGGCCAGCTCCGGATCGTCGGCGGCCTGGCCGCTGCGGTAGGCCTCAAACGCCGCCGAGGGCGCGATGGGCTGGCCCCCGGTGGTGGTGAGGTTGCGCATGGCCACGATGTAGCGGCTGTCGAGCTCCAGGATCACCGCCGGCCGGATGTAGAGGACCTGCTTGTCACTGGAGGGCGCCTGGGAGTCGAGCTCGGCCCAGTAGGGTACGTGCTCCACGCCCTGGTCGGCGACGCGCAGCAAGAAGATCTGGCGATCCTCATCCTCGAGGGAGCGCTCAATGGAGTCTTCGCCGGCCATCTGCGAGACGTCGATGTCGGGGAAGAGGGTGATGATCGGGGAGCCCGGCCCGTAGCCGTCGAGGCGGCGGTAGGCGTCGGGGGCGATATGGTCCTGGCGGCTTTTGGGGAGGCTGGAATCGCCGAAGTCCAGCGCGTAGCCGGTCTGTTGAGCGGCGTCCTCTTTGAGGTAGAGGTTCGAGGGCCAGGGGAGCGCGCAGTACGAGGGCATCAAGGCGTCGCAGTCGGTGGTGCGCGCGGTGGGCAGGGGGCCGACGTCGGCCTCGGCGTCGGCGTCGAGCGTGCCGCCATCCGGGGTTTCGGTGGCGTCGGGCTCCGAGCAGGCGACGCCCAGCATCAGGAGCGCCAGGGGGATAAGGGCAGGGGTACGGGGCATGGGGCTCCTCCGGGGAGACAAAAAGGCCGGGAGGGCGCCTCTACGGGATAAGGGGCGCCTTCAGGGATCGGGCTCTGTGGTCGCTTCGCGCAGAATGATGCCGCGAAAGTCCCCCTGAAGAAAGGGCGAGTTGGGGGGGCGCGCCTCAGCCGTCGGCGGCGGGCGGGGTGTCGCCGGGCTCGGCGTTGCGGGTCTTGAGCAGGGCCAGCGCGATGCCGCCCCCCGAGAGCCCGAGCATGACCAGGAGCAAGAGCAAGAAGGTCCCCCAGGAGCTTCCCTCCTCGGCGCTGGCGAGGTCGCGCAGCTCCAGGTCCAGGGTGCTCAGGCAGCGCTCAATCGGGGTGTTCCAGGCGTGGTACTGCGGCGCGCCGCCCTCCCCGGTGGGCAGCTCCTGGTAGGCGTGTTCCATGCAGGCGCGGAGTCGGTCTTGGAGGCGCTGATGGGTGGGCTTTGAGATCTCGGCCTCGGCCAGAGCCTGATCGATGAGCTCGGCGCGGCGCTCCCTGTAGTGGTCCAGGCGCTGGCTGGCGGCGGTGGCCTCGCGGAAGAAGTCGGCCCGCTGCTTCAGGGTTTTAAAGGCCGCGTCGTCCAGGGGCTGCTCTCCCCGGGTGCAGGCCTGGAGCGCCTGGTGGCGGCGGGCCTCCCAGGATTCGAGGACCGGGCCGGCCGGGTGCTCGGCGGGCAGGCGCTCTACAAGGGGCGCAAAGGTGCTGGCCGCGGGCATGTCGTCGAGGGTCTGGCACTGCGTGTTGGTCGCGGCGGTGGCCAGCGCCGGGGCGCTCAGCAGGAGCGCGGCGCTCAGGGTCAGCGCGAAGGTTCGAGGGGAGAGGAGCGAAAGGTGGGGCATCGGAGCGACTCCGGGGGAGAATGGCCGGGGCGGGCAAACGCGCCCAACCTGCCACGAAGCGAGCCCCGGGGCCAGCCGCGCCACCAGGCCGCTCAAGGCCCCTGCACTGGCCGCCGATTCCCGGGATCGGCTTCTTTGACAAGAGGTTAGGTGAGTGGCGGACCCCCGGCAGGGGGCTTGACTTTTGGGCGGCTCAAAGCACTCTGAGCGCCTTGTTGACGGACGACCCAGAGACTCTCTGGCAAGCGGAGTAAGCGATGCGAGACAAGATGTGGTGGATGGCCCTTCTCTGTGGTGGGGCCCTGTGGGCCGGTGGCTGTGGTACGGACACCGTGGCCGAGGGGACCGACTCCGATGTGAATGCTCCTGATACCGACACCACCGACGGGGGCCCGGAAGACGCCGCGGATCTGGGGGACCTCGATGCTGATGCCCCCGATGTGGATGGGGAGGATGCCGACGGGGGCGCTGAACCCGACGCCGACGCCGAGGTCGATGCCGACGCCGACCCCGACGCCGGGGAGGAGCCCTGGCCCTGCCCGTCGGGGCATCGCGTGAACAAAGAGAGCGGGGAGTGCGAGAGCGTGCCCACGTTGCTCGTGTTCACCCAGGATCTGCAGTCCTATGTGGGGGAGGAGCTGAGCTCGGAGATGCGCGGGGTGCTGGTGTGCTCCAGCTTCAGCGAGAGCGCCGGGCGCCTGCCCCGGGAGACGGTCGACGAGGGGGAGCGTTGTCGGGTGTACGGGGAGTACTGGAGCGAGGTGCCCGAGACCACGTATTACGACGCCGGACCGATCACGCTCTTCGGGCTCAACGGCATGAATCCGGCGGCGTTTACGGCGCCGAGCGGTCAGGGCTCCTGCTATCACCCGCCCCAGGGGCTGGGCGGGCAGTTCCTCTTTGATCAGGGGGCCGAGCTGCGGGTGATGTCGCCGGGGAGCGAGGGGGAGTTTGCGTTCCCGGGCTTTGACCGCACGATGCAGACGCTGGTGGCCGATGATTTTGAGCACGACGCGCTGGTGCCTGGCGAGGATCTACAGGTGCGCTGGACGCCGGCGGAGGGCGCCTCGGTGGTGCGCATCGACGTGGACGCCCGCGGCAGCGATGGCACCCACCGCACGATCATCTGTGAGGTGCGCAACACCGGGAGCTACACCATTCCGGCGGCGCTGACCGGCTACCTTCCGCAGGAGCGCTCCAGCGAGTTCCTGATGGTGGAGCAGTCGCATACCGAGCGCATTGAGCCCGAAGACTCCGAGGTGCTGATCATGCTCTCGAACACCGCCTCCACGCGGAAGCGCTGAGCATTCTGGACGTCCAGAAGTGGAGGTAAGGGGCTCAAGTGGTGTTTCTGGACGTCCAGAAGTGTAGGTAAGGGGCTCAAGTGGGTGTTCTGGATGTCCAGAAGTGTAGGTAAGGGGCTCAAGTGGGTGTTCTGGATGTCCAGAAGGGTAGGTAAGGGGCTCAAGTGGGGTTTCTGCCGACGACAGAGCGGGCGGTCGAAGGCTCAAGTGGGTGTTCTGGACGTCCAGAAGTGCTGGTAAGGGGCTCAAGTGGGTGTTCTGGACGTCCAGAAGTGCTGGTAAGGGGCTCAAGTGGGGTTTCTGCAGACGAGAGAGTGGGCGGTCGAAGGCTTAAGTGGGTGTTCTGGACGTCCAGAAGTGCTGGTAAGGGGCTCAAGTGGGGTTTCTGCAGACGAGAGAGTGGGCGGTCGAAGGCTTAAGTGGGTGTTCTGGACGTCCAGAAGTGGAGGTAAGGGGCTCAAGTTGGCGGTGGGGTGGCGAGGGGCTCGCCCAAAAAAACGCGTCCAGCGCTTAAGCGCGGACGCGTTTTTTTAGTTCACCCCCGCTTAAGCGCGGGGCGCGCGATCACTGGAAGCGCGCGCCATGGCAGGTGGTGGGTTCTTCGGCAGGATTCACCTCCAGGGTGAACGTTTCCTCGCCATGGATCACGGTGTACTCGCCGGCCTCCAGCGCGGGGATCGCGCAGCGGGCCTGGAGCTGGCCGCAGTCCTCGGTGCATGCGCGGTCGGTGACGCTGTAGTCGAGGAAGGAGGCCTCGGAGCTCAGGGTGATGGTCGTGCCCTCGACGCTGGCGGTGCAGCTGGCCTCGGGGTTGAGCGAGCAGCTCGACGAGAGGCAGATCGGGATCGTGACGCTGATCGAGGGGATCTCGATGGCGCTGGTGTTCTGCGCGTCTTCGGCCAGGTGCAGGCAGACCTGGCCCTGGTTCTCGTAGCGGACGTCTTCGGGGGAGGCGTCGTCGTTGCCACAGGCCGCGGCCATCAGGGGGAGGGAGAGCAGGGCAAGAAGGGTCGTGGAAAGGGGGCGCATCGTGAACTCCTAAATCAGCATGGTTCAGAAAAGTGGGGAGCGGACTCAGAAAGATGAGGGGAGCCGGGCTCAGTCGGCCGTGGGCTCCAGGCAGCCCACGGGCTCGGAGGGGATCGCAAAGGTGTAGGTGTGTTCGCCGTGGATCAGGGTGTACTGACCGGCTGCGAGCGCGGGGAGCTCGCATTCGGCGAAGAGCAGACCGCAGTCGGCGGTGCAGCTTCCCAGGGGTTGGCTGGTGTCCAGGTAGGAGGCGTGGGAACTCAGGGTGATGGTGTGGTCCTCAAGGCTAAGTTCGCAGGATGTCACGGGGGCGCTGGTGCAACTGGAGGAGAGGCAGACCGGCAATTCCACCCGCACGCTTAAGGGGGCCCCCTCCTGGAGGGGGGCGTCGTCGGCCTGGAGGCTGCGGTTGAGGCAGACCTCCCCCTCGTCCTCGTAGGACACCAGGGTGGGTTCAGACTCGCCACAGGCGATGAGCAGGGCCAGGCTCAGGGGTAAGAGGGGCCAGACACGAGGGTATGCGTTCATCGAAATCCTCCAAGAGATGGGAGCAGAGCATTCATAGATCAGGGGCGCCGGGCGCCCGGGATTTTATGGATAGAGCAAGGCATATGCCAGGGGCCGGAGAAGGGCACAAAAAAAGCCCGCGACCTGGAGAAGGTCGCGGGCTTTTCAAGGGGAGCCGGAGCGGGAGTGCGTTGACGCTCAGGCGGTCTTGGGCTTGAGGAACTTATCGGCGAAGAGGATGCCCACCAGCATGGCCGGCACAAAGATCAGGGCCGAGGTAAGCCCGCTGGAAGCGGTGGTCAGGGCCGGGCCGGGGCAGAAGCCGCCCAGACCCCAGCCGATGCCGAAGAGGGCGCCGCCGATGACCAGGCGCTTGTCGATGTCTTTGCGCGTGGGCAGGTAGAAGCGCGGCGCAAAGAGGGGACGGTGGCGCTTGGAGATCAGGGGGTAGCTGATGGTGTAGACCAGCACCGCGCCGCCCATGACGAAGGCCAGGGAGGGGTCCCAGTTTCCAAAGACATCCAGGAAGCCCAGGACTTTTTCGGGGCGCGTCATCTGCGAGACGCCCAGACCGATGGCAAAGAGGAGCCCGGAGAGGGCGATAGCGATATGGCGAATCATCCGAAAGCTCCAACGGCTAAGGTACGGGTGATGAAGACGGTGATCATGGCCGCCGTCATAAACGAGAGGGTGGCGACCAGGGAGCGGGCCGAGAAGCGGGAGAGCCCGCAGACGCCGTGCCCGCTGGTGCAGCCGTTACCCACCCGGGTGCCGATGCCGACGATGAGGCCGGCGGGGATGAGCCAGGCGGCGCTGAGTTCTACGCCGGTGGTGACGAGGTCGGGGGCGACAAAGCGAAGCAGGATGCCGCCGCCGACCATGCCGGCGACAAAGAAGGCCTGCCAGGGAAGGGGACCGAGTTTATCGGAACCGCCTTTGAAGAGTCCGGCGACGATGCCGCTGATGCCGGCGATGCGTCCTTCGGTGGCCAGAAGCAGGGTGGCCGCCAGGCCGATAATAATGCCGCCCAGGGCGGCGCTCACGGGTGTGAATTCGACAAGCATGGGATTAGACCTCCTCGAGGGTCAGGTCGGCGTCGGGGGTGGAGGCCGGACGGAAGACGTTAACCGGGATGCGCAGGTAACGCTTTTCGTTGGCCTCGGGCTGGGGAAGGGAGCCGGCGTCGATGTTGACCTGCAGGCTCTGCAAGAGGAGCTTGGGCGCGGCCAGGGTCTTATCGCGTCCGTCGCGCATCTCGACGAACTCTTTTTCGCTGCGACCCTGGGGAAGCTGCACGTTGCTCGCTTTTTGTTCGGCGATGGTGGTCATGAAGGCCACGTCGCGGCCGCCGGGCTGGTAATCATGTCCGACAAAGACGCGGGTCTCATCGGGGAGGCTGTAGAGCTTGTTGGTGATGGAGTCGTACATCGCCTGGCTGGAGCCTCCGGGGAAGTCGCAGCGTCCGGTGCCAAAGTCGGGCATGAAGATGGTGTCGCCGGTGAAGACGGCGTCGTCGATGTGGAAGGTGGAGCAGGCCGGGGTGTGTCCCGGGGTGTAGATCGTCTCGATTTTGATGGAGCCGGCCTCCAGCACTTCGCCCTCTTCGAGGAGGAGATCAAACTGGCTGCCATCGGTGGGAAAGCTCTCCGGCAGGTTGTAGACCTGCTTAAAGATCGTCTGAACCTCGGTGATGCGGGCGCCGATGGCCAGGCGAGCCTTGGGATAGTGAACCTTGACGTGCTGGGCCCCGGAGAGGTGGTCGGCGTGGGCGTGAGTTTCCAGGATGTAGTGCAGGTTGAGCTTGTGCTCCTTGAGGAAATTCACGGCGCGGTCGGCCGACTCAGTCCACATGGCCGAGGCGTGCGGTTCGTAGTCGAGGACCGGATCGATGAGCACCGCGTCGCGGGTCTGGGGATCGTAGACGACGTAGGTCAGGGTGTAGGTGCGGGCATCGTAGAAGGGCTGAATTTTGAGGTTCGTGCTCATGGGATGTCCTCCGAGTTAGAAACAGGGTTCGCCGGCACTATCAGGCGATTTCGCAGGGTAGGATTGCTAGAGCCGTGCCAACGTTTCGAAAAAGTTGTCTGAGCCCGTAAAATGGGGGGGAAACGCGATTCTCTTCGTTTCGGGAAGGGGGGCGAGACGGTTTTTTGTTCCACTATTGTTTCGAAATTGTTTAAATGTTGAAACGAAACGCAATGCAACGGCTGCAACAGGGCTGAAACCAGGCGGAGACATCTTATGATCCGAAGACCACAGCGGCGAGGGCAGAACTTTCACGGGATGATCAGCGGAGCGCCGCAGATGGAGGCGCTCTTTCGGCTCCTGGAGCGGGTGGCGCGGGCCAACGTGAGCGTGCTGGTGCGGGGGGAGACCGGGACGGGCAAGGAGTTGGTGGCCCGGGCGATTCACGAGTTATCGCCGCGTCAAAAGAACGCGTTTCGGGCGGTGAACTGCGCCAGTTTTAGCTCGGAGCTGCTGGCCAGCGAGCTCTTCGGGCATGTGCGCGGGGCGTTTACCGGGGCGGTACGGGATCGGCGCGGGTTGTTTGCTCTGGCCGACGGGGGGAGCGTGTTTCTCGACGAGATCGCCGAGATTCCGCTGGAGGTGCAGGCGCGGCTGTTGCGGGTGCTTCAGGAGCAGCGCTTTGTGCCGGTGGGGGGCACCGACGCGGTGAAGGTGGACGTGCGGCTGATCTCGGCGACCAATAAGGCGTTGCGCCGCGAGGTGGAGGAGGGGCGCTTTCGGGAGGATTTGATGTATCGGGTGCGGGTGGTGCCGATTTTTTTGCCGCCCTTGGTCGAGCGTCAGGGGGATGTGGAGCTTCTGGTGTGGCATTTTATCGAGAAGTTCAACGAGCGAGCGGGGATGCCGCGGCGCATTGAGGCGATCAGCGCGGAGGCCTACCAGGCGTTGTTGGGCTACGCGTGGCCGGGGAACATCCGGGAGCTTCGCAACGTGATTGAGTACGCCTTTGTGGTCGGCGAGGGGGAGGCGCTGGCCTATGAAGACCTGCCTCCGGAGCTGCGGGGGGAGGGGCCGCGGGCCGGACGGGGAGAGCGGGAGGAGGAGGGCAATGGCGAGCGAAGCGAGCGGCAGCGGATCGTGGCGGCGTTGCGGGCCGCCGGAGGCAGCCGGGAAGACGCGGCCGAGGCGCTGGGCATCAGCCGCACCACGCTCTGGAGGCGGATGAAGGAGTTTGGCGTGGAGGGGTGAGCCGGCAAGGGCTTTAGAGATCGCTGGGCTCTTCGAACTCGGGTTCGACGATGGTGTCGTCGGGGGTGTTTTCTTCCTGGGGCTGGCCCCAGGGGTCGTAGAAGCGGCGTCGTTTGGGAGGGGAGGGCTGCTCGGCGGCCTGTTGGGTGGCGGGGCGCTCGGAGGCGGTGGCGGCGCAGCCGCCGAGGGCCGAGCTGGCCAGGGCCAGAGCGAGGGTCAGCGTCAGGGAGAGGGGGAGGCGGCCGGGGAGGGCGAGCCGGGAGCGGGGGGAGGGGGACATCAGCGGGCCTGCGGGTTAGGTCTTGGGGGCTCAGTTCAAAGCGGAGCGCGGGGGAGCTCCAGGGGTTCGACTTCGATGGGGGTGTCTTCTTCGGGTTCGGGGGGCTGCTCGGCGGGGTCTGGCTCCACGTCGGGTTCCTGGTGGCCCTCCCAGGGGTCTGTGTAGGGCGGGGGAGGGGCCGGTGGGCGATCGGCCCGGGAGGAGGAGGCGCAGCCGCCGGGGGCGACCAGAGTGAGAAGCAAAAGTGTGGCGAGTGTATTTCGCATGATCGAGCTCCGGGGTAGCAACGCGCGGGGGTGGGCTAGAAAGGTTGGAGCCCCGGGGTCGATGACAAGCGTGGGGAGCCGGTGGCGCGGCGCTTACTCCTCGGTGGCGAGGTCGAGTTTACGGCAGACGATCTCGTGGTCGCCATGAATGCCGCAGACGCCTCCCATGGCCGCGCCTATGGCGCGGGTGGAGGAGAGGCCCGCAGCGAGCTGGAAGCTCGCTGTAGGCTCTACAGGAGCGTCTGGCGAGCCGCCGGCGCAGTAGACCCGGGCTTCGATGTCGCGAAAGCAGGTGATGGCGCCGGAGGTGGCGAGCTCGGCCAGCCCGAAGGCGCCGGGGACCGGGGAGGGCTCGGCGCGGGTGAGGCGGTCGCCTAAGCCGAGCTGACCGAAGCTGTTGTCGCCCCAGCAGACCAGGGCGCGCTGGGCCCCGGTGGCCGCGCAGGTGTGGTAGCCGGCGGCGGCCAGCGCGTGGGCGGGTTCGGAGAGGGGGAGCTCGGTGGGGGCGCTGACCAGATTCGGGCTCTGCGGGCCGAGCCCCAGGGCGTGGTGGCGGTTATGACCCCAGCAATGGATGGCGCCCCGGTTCGTGAGCGCGCAGGTGTGCTCCAGCCCGGCGCTGAGGGCGCGAACGTCGGTGAGGCCGGGGACCGCGGTCGGGGTCGGATCGGGCAAGGAGGGTTGGCCCCGGCCGAGCTGTCCGCGGCGGTTTTCGCCCCAGCAGTAGACCTGCGCGTCGGTGGTCAGGGCGCAGGCGTGGTAGGCGCCCAGGGTCACCTGCGTGACGGGCGGGAGGCCCTGGATTTTGAGGGGCAAGGGGCTGTGATCCTGCTCAACGCCGGGGCCCAGCAGCGAGCTCTCGTTGCCGCCCCAGCACCAGAGGGCGCCCTCTTCTTCCCAGGCGCAGGTGGCGTGGAGGGGGGAGAGGGCCACGCCCACCACGTGGTTGAGGCCCTCGACCGGGCGGAGTTCGCCGCGGGTTTGGGTGGTGTTGTCGCCGAGCTGTCCGGCGTCGTTGGCGCCGGCGCACCAGAGCTGGCCGTCGTCGGCCAGGGCGCAGGCGTGGTGGGTGCTCATCAGAAAGGAGGCGGTGGCCGCGCGGGCTGCTTCGGGAGGCGCGGCGGGAGGTTGGGGAGCGCGCTCGCAGGCGCAGAGCGTGGCCAGGCCGAGCATCAGGGCGCTCAGGGGCCTGGCGAGGTGGAGGAGGTGGGCGGCCGGGGGCTGGGAAGGCGTCATCGCCGGGATCCTGAGGAGGGGTTGCCGGGTGGGAGGGCGGCGGTCGGGCGTGGGAGGGGGATGCTAGCACGGAAGGAAGGGACGGGCGTAGTGGGGCGTGGCGCTCCGGAGAGGTCAGATGCTCCAGGCGCTCGGGTTCTGCACGAGGGGGAAAGCCCGGGGCCGCGCGGACCCGGGGCCGCGCGGAGAGTGGGCCCAGAGTAAAAAAGCCGCGCCCCCGAAGGGGCGCGGCTTGAGTTTAACGCAGCGCCTTCAGGCGCTGCGTTGAGCGTCAGGGCACGATGCAGACGCCGCCACCGCTGTTGCGCGCGCAGAGGCCGCTGCAGCAGTCGCTGCTGTAGACGCAGGACTCGCCGACGTTGTTGCAGACGGCCGCGCCGCAGAAGCCCTGCTCACAGGTGAGCGGAGCGCAGCAGTCGCTGCTCTCGGAGCAGGCGTCGTCGAGGCTGGAGCAGACCGGCTCGGGCTCGGGGTCGGTGTCGGCATCCGGCTGCGGGTCAACGTCGCCGGGGGTGCCGGTGTCGCCGGCGTCGGGATCCGGGTCGGCGGGATCGGGGTCGGGGTCGGGATCTACGACGGGGATCTCGCAAACATCGCCGGAGCGCAGGACCTGGCGGTCGTAGTGGATGGCGACCGGGGCGGTGATTTGAATCTCGTTGGCGAAGAGGCCCCCGAAGATCTCGACGTTATCGACGATCTGGATGCGGCCCGGGTAGGCGTAGATGAAGCCGCCGACGAGCACATCGCTGGTGATCTGGAGACGCTCTCCGCTGATGTAGAAGCGGGTGTTGGCCGGGTAGTTGGCCGAGCCCAGCTCCATGCCGCTGGCGTTGATGGCGCCGTCGATAAAGACGTCGAGTTCGGCGTCGGGGGCGGCTTTGATCACCAGGCGGCCGGCGTCGACATCGCCGCCGATGAAGAGGGCGGTGCGGCCGGTGGCGTAGATGACCAGCTCACCGCCGACGCTGATGCCGTCGAGGTAGTACTGACCGCAGGGGAGCTCCAGGCGGTTGTAGTTGCTGCCCATCAGTGCGTTGGGCTGCAGGCCGATGACGTCGTTGTCGTTGAAGGTAGAGCGTTGGGCGACCAGCGCTTCGACCGGCACGCGCTCATCTTCGGTGCAGCCACAGGGGTCGGGGACCGAGACGGGGGCGCGGACGAGATCGTTGTAGGAGACGCCGCCGCCGATGATGCCGGATTGGGGGATGGTCAGGCGCTTGTCGATGGCGATGGAGCCCCCGATCGAGTGGGCGATGAAGGCGCTTTCGTTGACGGTGGTGAGCGCGGAGCTGGAGGCGTTCGGTCCGCCCACGTGCAGCTCGCCGCGGATGGTGTTTTGTGCGGCGTTAAAGCCCATGGAGCCGTTGGGTCCCAACCAGACCGAGCCGCCGACGTCGACGAA from Lujinxingia litoralis encodes:
- a CDS encoding YeeE/YedE family protein, with protein sequence MLVEFTPVSAALGGIIIGLAATLLLATEGRIAGISGIVAGLFKGGSDKLGPLPWQAFFVAGMVGGGILLRFVAPDLVTTGVELSAAWLIPAGLIVGIGTRVGNGCTSGHGVCGLSRFSARSLVATLSFMTAAMITVFITRTLAVGAFG
- a CDS encoding DUF7305 domain-containing protein, which codes for MMTRRSALTLCCSLMLTLGAVACSDDPKGGPDEGDTSLPDSGGPDDSGDPGDTNDGGPDTNDGGGEVPDGGDGGDTPDGGDEPTNPTEPVEDPDLFACAGEYQLICDEVCTSPKVDPDNCGGCGNVCGENEACSGGFCMQECRPGENICDRACVDFQTDNNHCGGCGIACGEGEGCVESACVPALTFEEPDFCAGGGPPIRFDEVDGDLCAGDVAEETFRWAMCSCSDSRFTAGLTTDAFDSREGPYLPGSLGGSVGSNGDFNTNSFVDVGGSVWLGPNGSMGFNAAQNTIRGELHVGGPNASSSALTTVNESAFIAHSIGGSIAIDKRLTIPQSGIIGGGVSYNDLVRAPVSVPDPCGCTEDERVPVEALVAQRSTFNDNDVIGLQPNALMGSNYNRLELPCGQYYLDGISVGGELVIYATGRTALFIGGDVDAGRLVIKAAPDAELDVFIDGAINASGMELGSANYPANTRFYISGERLQITSDVLVGGFIYAYPGRIQIVDNVEIFGGLFANEIQITAPVAIHYDRQVLRSGDVCEIPVVDPDPDPDPADPDPDAGDTGTPGDVDPQPDADTDPEPEPVCSSLDDACSESSDCCAPLTCEQGFCGAAVCNNVGESCVYSSDCCSGLCARNSGGGVCIVP
- a CDS encoding YeeE/YedE family protein, translated to MIRHIAIALSGLLFAIGLGVSQMTRPEKVLGFLDVFGNWDPSLAFVMGGAVLVYTISYPLISKRHRPLFAPRFYLPTRKDIDKRLVIGGALFGIGWGLGGFCPGPALTTASSGLTSALIFVPAMLVGILFADKFLKPKTA
- a CDS encoding RCC1 domain-containing protein, coding for MTPSQPPAAHLLHLARPLSALMLGLATLCACERAPQPPAAPPEAARAATASFLMSTHHACALADDGQLWCAGANDAGQLGDNTTQTRGELRPVEGLNHVVGVALSPLHATCAWEEEGALWCWGGNESSLLGPGVEQDHSPLPLKIQGLPPVTQVTLGAYHACALTTDAQVYCWGENRRGQLGRGQPSLPDPTPTAVPGLTDVRALSAGLEHTCALTNRGAIHCWGHNRHHALGLGPQSPNLVSAPTELPLSEPAHALAAAGYHTCAATGAQRALVCWGDNSFGQLGLGDRLTRAEPSPVPGAFGLAELATSGAITCFRDIEARVYCAGGSPDAPVEPTASFQLAAGLSSTRAIGAAMGGVCGIHGDHEIVCRKLDLATEE
- a CDS encoding sigma-54 interaction domain-containing protein, with protein sequence MIRRPQRRGQNFHGMISGAPQMEALFRLLERVARANVSVLVRGETGTGKELVARAIHELSPRQKNAFRAVNCASFSSELLASELFGHVRGAFTGAVRDRRGLFALADGGSVFLDEIAEIPLEVQARLLRVLQEQRFVPVGGTDAVKVDVRLISATNKALRREVEEGRFREDLMYRVRVVPIFLPPLVERQGDVELLVWHFIEKFNERAGMPRRIEAISAEAYQALLGYAWPGNIRELRNVIEYAFVVGEGEALAYEDLPPELRGEGPRAGRGEREEEGNGERSERQRIVAALRAAGGSREDAAEALGISRTTLWRRMKEFGVEG
- a CDS encoding MBL fold metallo-hydrolase is translated as MSTNLKIQPFYDARTYTLTYVVYDPQTRDAVLIDPVLDYEPHASAMWTESADRAVNFLKEHKLNLHYILETHAHADHLSGAQHVKVHYPKARLAIGARITEVQTIFKQVYNLPESFPTDGSQFDLLLEEGEVLEAGSIKIETIYTPGHTPACSTFHIDDAVFTGDTIFMPDFGTGRCDFPGGSSQAMYDSITNKLYSLPDETRVFVGHDYQPGGRDVAFMTTIAEQKASNVQLPQGRSEKEFVEMRDGRDKTLAAPKLLLQSLQVNIDAGSLPQPEANEKRYLRIPVNVFRPASTPDADLTLEEV